A region from the Rosa rugosa chromosome 6, drRosRugo1.1, whole genome shotgun sequence genome encodes:
- the LOC133718708 gene encoding probable glycosyltransferase STELLO2, with amino-acid sequence MLVQDRSISKPTSKPHQLFLNNHFLQPKTFVFPRWLSFNLFKIATISVLAFTIAALFFLYTNNDSPTTFLCFNSKSHSKIPTPIELPRINFNSIPPISDKSSNFASFTSDRWIVVSVSDPPSDSLRKLVRIKGWQVLAIGNSKTPLDWSLKGAIYLSMEDQAKLEFRVLEYLPYESHLRKSVGYLFAIQHGAKMVFDADDRGEVVDGDLGKHFDLKLSKVSVMQERILQYSDENPNRTVVNPYIHFGQRSVWPRGLPLENVGEIGHEEFYGEVFGGMQYIQQGISNGLPDVDSVFYLTRRSGSEALDIKFDEHAPKVALPQGMMVPLNSFNTLFHSNAFWALMLPVSVSTMASDVLRGYWAQRLLWEIGGHVVVYPPTVHRYDNVEAYPFTEEKDFHVNVGRLIKFLVSWRSGKVKLFDRILELSFLMAKEGFWTEKDVKFTAAWLEDLLAVGYVQPRLKAIKLDQLRPTTIGHADRKEFVPQKLPSVHLAVKESETVNYEIGNLIRWRKFFGNVVVIMFVSGPVERTALEWKLLYGRVFKTVVILSDSAKADLAVEQATLDQVYKYLPKIFDRFASAEGFLFLRDNTILNYWNLLHADKTKLWITDKVPQSWTKFSIEGEGSEWFSKQADMVKKVVSTMPVHLQVNYRESSTSKQSLMICNLEVFYIPRQFVGDFVDLVGLVGKFDIHNKVAMPMFFMAMDLPYNYDSVLNTMIHKPEASLSNSSNIYSAQVPAVYPWTVSSESDFVELIRSMAIGDPLLMELF; translated from the exons ATGTTGGTCCAAGACCGCTCAATCTCAAAACCCACCTCCAAACCTCACCAACTCTTTCTCAACAATCACTTCCTTCAACCCAAAACCTTTGTCTTCCCCAGATGGCTCTCCTTCAACCTCTTCAAGATCGCCACCATTTCAGTCCTAGCCTTCACCATTGccgccctcttcttcctctacacCAACAATGACTCCCCCACCACCTTCCTCTGTTTCAACTCCAAATCCCACTCCAAGATCCCCACACCCATTGAACTCCCCAGAATCAACTTCAACTCCATCCCACCCATTTCAGATAAGTCCTCCAACTTCGCTTCTTTCACCTCAGACAGATGGATTGTGGTCTCTGTTTCGGATCCTCCATCGGACTCGCTCCGGAAACTGGTCAGGATCAAGGGCTGGCAAGTCCTTGCAATAGGGAACTCCAAGACCCCATTGGATTGGAGCCTCAAGGGAGCTATATACTTGTCAATGGAGGACCAAGCTAAGCTGGAGTTTCGTGTTTTGGAGTATCTTCCTTATGAGTCTCATCTGAGGAAGAGTGTTGGGTACCTTTTCGCCATTCAACATGGGGCGAAAATGGTTTTCGATGCTGATGATCGTGGTGAAGTGGTTGATGGTGATCTTGGGAAGCACTTTGATTTGAAACTGTCAAAGGTAAGTGTAATGCAGGAGAGGATTTTGCAGTACAGTGATGAAAACCCCAATAGAACAGTTGTGAATCCATACATTCATTTCGGGCAGCGGTCAGTTTGGCCTAGAGGATTGCCTTTGGAGAATGTAGGTGAAATTGGTCATGAAGAGTTCTATGGGGAAGTGTTTGGAGGAATGCAGTACATTCAGCAGGGGATATCCAATGGCTTACCGGATGTGGATTCGGTTTTTTACCTCACTAGGAGGTCGGGGTCGGAAGCATTGGATATAAAGTTTGATGAGCATGCTCCAAAAGTTGCCTTACCACAAGGTATGATGGTGCCATTGAATTCTTTTAATACATTGTTTCATTCGAATGCATTTTGGGCTTTGATGCTTCCTGTTTCGGTTAGTACAATGGCTTCTGATGTATTGAGGGGTTATTGGGCACAAAGACTGTTGTGGGAAATTGGTGGTCATGTTGTTGTTTATCCTCCTACTGTACATAGATATGATAATGTTGAAGCATATCCATTTACAGAAGAGAAGGATTTTCATGTAAATGTGGGTCGATTGATTAAGTTTTTAGTTAGTTGGAGATCTGGTAAGGTCAAGTTGTTTGACAGAATCTTGGAATTAAGTTTTTTGATGGCGAAAGAAGGGTTTTGGACCGAGAAGGATGTGAAGTTCACTGCGGCTTGGCTTGAAGATCTGCTTGCTGTTGGGTATGTTCAGCCAAGGCTGAAGGCCATAAAACTGGATCAGCTGAGACCAACCACCATTGGTCATGCAGATAGGAAAGAATTTGTTCCTCAGAAACTACCTTCTGTGCATCTTGCAGTTAAGGAATCAGAAACAGTGAATTATGAGATTGGGAATCTAATTCGCTGGAGAAAGTTTTTTGGCAATGTTGTTGTGATCATGTTTGTCAGCGGGCCTGTGGAGCGAACTGCGTTAGAGTGGAAATTACTTTATGGTAGGGTGTTCAAAACTGTGGTGATATTGTCCGACAGTGCTAAAGCAGATTTAGCTGTGGAGCAAGCCACACTGGACCAAGTATACAA GTACCTCCCCAAAATATTTGATAGGTTTGCCAGTGCAGAAGGATTCTTGTTCCTCCGGGACAATACCATTCTCAACTACTGGAACTTACTACATGCAGATAAAACTAAGCTGTGGATCACTGACAAG GTGCCTCAGTCTTGGACTAAATTCTCAATTGAAGGAGAAGGCTCAGAATGGTTTTCTAAACAAGCAGACATGGTAAAGAAAGTCGTCAGCACCATGCCAGTTCATTTACAGGTCAACTACAGGGAGAGTAGCACCAGTAAGCAGAGTCTCATGATCTGCAACTTAGAGGTGTTCTATATCCCTCGACAATTTGTCGGGGACTTTGTGGATCTTGTAGGTCTCGTTGGCAAGTTTGACATCCATAATAAGGTAGCAATGCCCATGTTTTTCATGGCAATGGATTTGCCTTATAACTATGACTCTGTGCTCAATACAATGATTCATAAGCCAGAGGCATCACTGAGCAACTCTTCAAACATTTATTCTGCTCAAGTCCCAGCCGTCTACCCATGGACTGTTTCCAGTGAGTCAGATTTCGTCGAACTCATAAGATCCATGGCAATCGGTGATCCACTTCTTATGGAGCTATTTTAA